TGACCAGCGCATGATCGGCAACGCCCGGGTAACCGCTGCACGAACCCGGCCGAAACTGATTGGCGGCAAGCGCGCTGTATATGAGAATATCGCAGCAAACAATCAATGCACTTAACTAACTCAAGGGGGAATACAAATGGATCAGGTAAAAAAAGTAGATCACGAACTATATGAAGCAATGCATGCTGAAAAAACAAGGCAGCAGGAGAAAATAGAACTCATCGCATCGGAAAACTTTGTATCAGTTGCAGTTATGGATGCAATGGGTTCCGTACTGACAAATAAATATGCTGAAGGGTACCCGGGCAAACGCTATTATGGCGGCTGTGAACATGTCGATGTTGTGGAAAATCTTGCACGCGATCGGGCAAAAGAACTGTTTGGTGCTGACCATGCCAATGTACAGCCACACTCTGGAGCTCAAGCAAATATGGCAGTTTATTTTTCGGTATTGGATCCAGGTGACACGGTGCTTGGAATGAACCTGAACCATGGCGGTCACTTGACCCACGGCAGCCCGGTGAACTTCAGCGGTAAATTATACAATGTCGTTGACTACGGTGTTGATCAGGAAACGGAGCAGCTTGATTATGCTGCTGTTTTGGAAAAAGCAAAAGAAGTAAAACCGAAGCTGATCGTTGCAGGTGCCAGCGCATATTCACGAGAAATCGATTTTGCCAAATTCCGTGAAATTGCTGACGCTGTTGATGCGTATTTGATGGTTGATATGGCGCACATTGCCGGACTTGTTGCAGCAGGATTACATGACAATCCGGTTCCACATGCTGATTTTGTTACAACAACAACACACAAAACATTGCGCGGACCACGCGGCGGCATGATTCTTTGCAAAGAAGAATTTGCGAAAAAAATCGATAAATCCGTGTTCCCGGGTATGCAGGGCGGACCATTGATGCACGTTATTGCAGCAAAAGCAGTTTCATTTAAAGAGGCGCTGTCCAATGATTTCAAGGAATACTCCAAACAAATCATCGCCAACGCAAAAGCACTCAGCGAAGCACTGACAAAAGAAGGAATCCG
The genomic region above belongs to Virgibacillus doumboii and contains:
- the glyA gene encoding serine hydroxymethyltransferase: MDQVKKVDHELYEAMHAEKTRQQEKIELIASENFVSVAVMDAMGSVLTNKYAEGYPGKRYYGGCEHVDVVENLARDRAKELFGADHANVQPHSGAQANMAVYFSVLDPGDTVLGMNLNHGGHLTHGSPVNFSGKLYNVVDYGVDQETEQLDYAAVLEKAKEVKPKLIVAGASAYSREIDFAKFREIADAVDAYLMVDMAHIAGLVAAGLHDNPVPHADFVTTTTHKTLRGPRGGMILCKEEFAKKIDKSVFPGMQGGPLMHVIAAKAVSFKEALSNDFKEYSKQIIANAKALSEALTKEGIRIVSGGTDNHLLLLDVTPLELTGKAAEKVLDDIGITANKNTIPFDTESPFVTSGVRMGTAAVTTRGFKEPEMEEIASIISFTLKNHEDEAALREAEKRVENLTGKFPLYA